In the genome of Falsirhodobacter halotolerans, the window CGCGCATCGCCTCCAACAGATCGCGGGTCTGAAACCCGACGCTTTGCAGCGCGGCGCGGGCGAATTCCTGCGGCCCCGTATTGCGCGTCAGGCCGAAGATCGCGCCCCGGCTGTCGGGTTGCCACCACGGCGCGCCAAGGCCGGTGAAGGCGGGCACCAGAACCACGTCCTGTTCGTCATCGGCCCGTTCGGCCATTCCTTGCGTGTCGGGGGCGGCGGCCACCACCCCCATCGCGTCGCGCAGCCATTGCACCACCGCCCCCGCGATGAAGATCGACCCTTCCAGCGCATAGGTCGCCTGCCCGTCCAGCCGCCAAGCGATGGTGGTCAGCAGGCGGTGCTGGCTTGCCACCCGCTCGCCCCCCGTATTCAACAGGGCGAAACAGCCGGTGCCGTAGGTGGACTTCATCATCCCCGGCGCGAAGCAGGCCTGCCCCATCGTCGCCGCCTGCTGATCACCCGCCATGCCAAGGATCGGCACGGGATAGCCCAGGATCTCCGTCACCCCGAACTCGGTCGCGTTGTCGCGCACCTCGGGCAGCAGGGACATGGGAATGTCCAGCATCGCGCAGATCTCCGCGTCCCAATCGCCGGTGGTGATGTTGAACAGCATCGTCCGGCAGGCGTTGGTCGCGTCCGTCACATGCGCGCCGCCGGTCAGGTGCCAGACAAGGAAGCTGTCCACCGTGCCGAAGGCCAGCTCCCCCCGTTCGGCGCGGGCGCGGGCGTCCGGCACCTCGTCCAGCAGCCATTTCAGCTTGGTGGCCGAGAAATAGGGGTCGATCAGCAACCCCGTGCGATCCGTGATGGTCTGCTCGTGCCCCGCGTCGCGCAGCGTGTCGCAGAACCGCGCGGTGCGGCGGTCCTGCCAGACGATGGCGTTTGCCACGGCCTCGCCCGTCTTGCGATCCCACAGCACCACCGTCTCGCGCTGGTTGGTAATGCCGATGGCGGCGATCCTGTGATCCTTGGCCGCCTCCGTCACCACGGCCTGCGTCGTCGCCCACAGGTCCGCCGGATCGTGCTCCACCCAGCCGGAGCGGGGGAAATGCTGCGGAAACTCGCGCTGCGCGGTGGTCAACGGGCGCAAGCCGTCGTCGAACACGATCGCGCGGGTGGAGGTGGTTCCCTGGTCGATGGCAAGAATGGTCATCGTCTGGCCTTCATTGAACGGTCGATCTCGGACATTTGGTCGGGCGTCAGGCGCAGGCCCAGCTTGCTGCGCCGCCAGACGACATCCTCGGCCGTCCGGGCGAATTCGCGTTCGGCCAGCCAGACCAGTTCGGCATGATGCAGCGTGGCCCCGTAATCGCGGCCCAGATCGTCCACGGTCTGCGCGGGTCCCAGCACGTCCCACGCCTCGGTGCCATAGGCGCGGATCAGGCGGGTGGCCCAGGCCTCGGTC includes:
- the glpK gene encoding glycerol kinase GlpK; amino-acid sequence: MTILAIDQGTTSTRAIVFDDGLRPLTTAQREFPQHFPRSGWVEHDPADLWATTQAVVTEAAKDHRIAAIGITNQRETVVLWDRKTGEAVANAIVWQDRRTARFCDTLRDAGHEQTITDRTGLLIDPYFSATKLKWLLDEVPDARARAERGELAFGTVDSFLVWHLTGGAHVTDATNACRTMLFNITTGDWDAEICAMLDIPMSLLPEVRDNATEFGVTEILGYPVPILGMAGDQQAATMGQACFAPGMMKSTYGTGCFALLNTGGERVASQHRLLTTIAWRLDGQATYALEGSIFIAGAVVQWLRDAMGVVAAAPDTQGMAERADDEQDVVLVPAFTGLGAPWWQPDSRGAIFGLTRNTGPQEFARAALQSVGFQTRDLLEAMRADWSGTPDVLRVDGGMARSDWTMQFLADIIGAPVDRPRVTETTALGVAWLAGWQAGICGGMDDFAARWALDRRFDPGMEEAERDRRYAHWTRAVKATIGV